TTGTCGGAACGCCGCACCGTCCCGCTCGGCTGCGCAGCAGCCGCAATTCTCTGAAGGAAACTTCAGCCAGATTGGGAGCGCTTTGCACTCCAGCGGGAGCAAGCTCCCTCGCCACAAGTCTCAAAGCCCGGCAATCAGCTCCCGATAATCGATCACCGCCACAAACTCCGCCGTGTCTTTCGGCCCTTTGCGGCTGTCCGGTTCCCGCACTGCCAACAAATGCGCAACACCGAAATCCCGCGCACTGCGCAGGATCGGCAACGTATCGTCGATAAACAGGCTGCGCGCCGGATCGAAGCCGATGTCCGCCTGCAAGGCCTCCCAAAACTGCGGATTCTCCTTGGGGAAGCCGTAATCGTGAGAGCTGATCAATCGCTCGAAGTAGGGCGCCAGTTCAATTCGTTCCAGCTTCAGTGACAACGAGTCCCGGTGCGCATTGGTGATCATCACCACCCGTTTGCCCGCCTTCCTGATCGCCTCCAGAAATGTATCCGCATCGGGGCGCAAAGCGATCAGGTGCGCGGTTTCCAGTTTCAGTTCGCGCACCGGCAGCTTCAGCTCGGCGCTCCAGAAATCCAGGCAATACCACTGCAACTGGCCGGCGTTGCGTTCGAACAGCGGCTGCAATTCCATCTCGGCCATGGCCCGGCTCACCCCGTGCAACTCGGCGTAACGCTGGGGCAAATGCTCCAGCCAGAAATGATTGTCGAAATGCAGGTCCAGCAGCGTGCCGTCCATGTCCAGCAGAACGGTGTCGATGTCGCGCCACGGCAGC
This DNA window, taken from Pseudomonas fluorescens NCIMB 11764, encodes the following:
- the yrfG gene encoding GMP/IMP nucleotidase, which gives rise to MSLLPWRDIDTVLLDMDGTLLDLHFDNHFWLEHLPQRYAELHGVSRAMAEMELQPLFERNAGQLQWYCLDFWSAELKLPVRELKLETAHLIALRPDADTFLEAIRKAGKRVVMITNAHRDSLSLKLERIELAPYFERLISSHDYGFPKENPQFWEALQADIGFDPARSLFIDDTLPILRSARDFGVAHLLAVREPDSRKGPKDTAEFVAVIDYRELIAGL